One window of Vicia villosa cultivar HV-30 ecotype Madison, WI unplaced genomic scaffold, Vvil1.0 ctg.000455F_1_1, whole genome shotgun sequence genomic DNA carries:
- the LOC131628436 gene encoding uncharacterized protein LOC131628436 isoform X1: MDGLIKGLIDVTLGGNNNDRDQDNNDDDRQSRDERSRSSWAEVVSGDQDSDHRPQPQKQEEWQSEDSRISGRPHHYKKDEVEPWQNDSNRQRPNKEQEWESERFNSSNRLNKSDEDNNDGWQTVGKPSRQTHKVPKDNWNSYKLPSDEQQYSNEVEVGARVEPSEDELADLSRACEKLWELDLNRLVPGKDYEIDCGEGKKVYQKDDMAQGSLFTWVSDDVFRKPTYARFLSLLDNYNPHQGSKEVVTSEEKQEQASFIEEISRTAPIKYLHKFLASKGITSGSSQDFKRLLTSLWFDLYSRCGTSGSSSAFEHVFVGEIKQSSEVSGFHNWLQFYHEEAKGTVDYQGYIFPRRRGETPDSETQLLTLQFEWNGVLKSVSSTLVGVSPEFEIALYTLCFFAGQENNHIQLGPYAVNIKCYHLGNQIGSVFPIADS, translated from the exons ATGGACGGTCTCATCAAGGGCTTGATCGACGTAACTCTCGGCGGCAACAACAACGATCGCGATCAAGATAACAACGACGATGATCGTCAATCACGAGACGAACGATCCAGATCCTCTTGGGCGGAGGTCGTTTCCGGAGATCAGGATTCCGATCACCGTCCTCAGCCTCAG AAGCAGGAGGAGTGGCAATCCGAAGATTCTAGAATATCCGGTAGACCTCACCACTACAAG aAGGATGAAGTAGAACCATGGCAAAACGATAGTAACCGTCAAAGGCCAAATAAG GAGCAGGAGTGGGAATCTGAAAGGTTCAATTCTTCCAATAGACTGAACAAG TCAGATGAAGATAATAACGATGGATGGCAGACTGTTGGCAAACCTTCAAGACAGACACACAAG GTTCCAAAGGATAACTGGAACAGCTATAAACTTCCTTCTGATGAGCAACAATACTCCAATGAAGTTGAGGTTGGTGCTAGAGTAGAGCCCTCAGAAGATGAACTCGCTGATCTATCAAGAGCTTGTGAAAAACTCTGGGAACTGGATTTAAATCGTTTGGTACCTGGCAAAGACTATGAAATCGACTGTGGTGAAGGGAAAAAAGTTTACCAAAAGGATGATATGGCGCAGGGGAGCTTGTTTACATGGGTTAGTGATGATGTATTCCGAAAGCCTACTTATGCTCGATTTCTTTCACTCTTAGATAATTACAATCCACATCAAGGATCTAAGGAGGTTGTCACATCTGAAGAGAAACAAGAGCAAGCTTCTTTCATAGAGGAAATTAGTAGAACAGCACCGATTAAGTATCTTCACAAGTTTCTtgcatccaaaggaatcacatcagGGAGTTCCCAAGATTTCAAAAGATTGTTGACCAGTTTGTGGTTTGATCTTTATAGCCGATGTGGAACTTCTGGTTCCTCTTCTGCTTTTGAACATGTTTTTGTTGGAGAAATCAAACAAAGCAGTGAAGTTTCTGGATTTCATAACTGGCTGCAG TTTTACCATGAAGAAGCAAAGGGAACAGTTGATTATCAAGGCTATATTTTTCCCCGTCGACGTGGTGAAACT CCTGACTCTGAAACCCAGCTTCTGACACTTCAATTTGAATGGAATGGTGTTCTGAAATCTGTATCAAGCACTTTGGTTGGAGTGAGCCCTGAATTTGAAATTGCTTTGTATACCCTGTGTTTCTTCGCTGGTCAAGAAAATAACCACATTCAGCTTGGTCCATATGCAGTCAACATCAAGTGCTATCATTTAGGCAATCAAATTGGATCTGTTTTCCCCATTGCAGATTCATGA
- the LOC131628436 gene encoding uncharacterized protein LOC131628436 isoform X2 yields MDGLIKGLIDVTLGGNNNDRDQDNNDDDRQSRDERSRSSWAEVVSGDQDSDHRPQPQEEWQSEDSRISGRPHHYKKDEVEPWQNDSNRQRPNKEQEWESERFNSSNRLNKSDEDNNDGWQTVGKPSRQTHKVPKDNWNSYKLPSDEQQYSNEVEVGARVEPSEDELADLSRACEKLWELDLNRLVPGKDYEIDCGEGKKVYQKDDMAQGSLFTWVSDDVFRKPTYARFLSLLDNYNPHQGSKEVVTSEEKQEQASFIEEISRTAPIKYLHKFLASKGITSGSSQDFKRLLTSLWFDLYSRCGTSGSSSAFEHVFVGEIKQSSEVSGFHNWLQFYHEEAKGTVDYQGYIFPRRRGETPDSETQLLTLQFEWNGVLKSVSSTLVGVSPEFEIALYTLCFFAGQENNHIQLGPYAVNIKCYHLGNQIGSVFPIADS; encoded by the exons ATGGACGGTCTCATCAAGGGCTTGATCGACGTAACTCTCGGCGGCAACAACAACGATCGCGATCAAGATAACAACGACGATGATCGTCAATCACGAGACGAACGATCCAGATCCTCTTGGGCGGAGGTCGTTTCCGGAGATCAGGATTCCGATCACCGTCCTCAGCCTCAG GAGGAGTGGCAATCCGAAGATTCTAGAATATCCGGTAGACCTCACCACTACAAG aAGGATGAAGTAGAACCATGGCAAAACGATAGTAACCGTCAAAGGCCAAATAAG GAGCAGGAGTGGGAATCTGAAAGGTTCAATTCTTCCAATAGACTGAACAAG TCAGATGAAGATAATAACGATGGATGGCAGACTGTTGGCAAACCTTCAAGACAGACACACAAG GTTCCAAAGGATAACTGGAACAGCTATAAACTTCCTTCTGATGAGCAACAATACTCCAATGAAGTTGAGGTTGGTGCTAGAGTAGAGCCCTCAGAAGATGAACTCGCTGATCTATCAAGAGCTTGTGAAAAACTCTGGGAACTGGATTTAAATCGTTTGGTACCTGGCAAAGACTATGAAATCGACTGTGGTGAAGGGAAAAAAGTTTACCAAAAGGATGATATGGCGCAGGGGAGCTTGTTTACATGGGTTAGTGATGATGTATTCCGAAAGCCTACTTATGCTCGATTTCTTTCACTCTTAGATAATTACAATCCACATCAAGGATCTAAGGAGGTTGTCACATCTGAAGAGAAACAAGAGCAAGCTTCTTTCATAGAGGAAATTAGTAGAACAGCACCGATTAAGTATCTTCACAAGTTTCTtgcatccaaaggaatcacatcagGGAGTTCCCAAGATTTCAAAAGATTGTTGACCAGTTTGTGGTTTGATCTTTATAGCCGATGTGGAACTTCTGGTTCCTCTTCTGCTTTTGAACATGTTTTTGTTGGAGAAATCAAACAAAGCAGTGAAGTTTCTGGATTTCATAACTGGCTGCAG TTTTACCATGAAGAAGCAAAGGGAACAGTTGATTATCAAGGCTATATTTTTCCCCGTCGACGTGGTGAAACT CCTGACTCTGAAACCCAGCTTCTGACACTTCAATTTGAATGGAATGGTGTTCTGAAATCTGTATCAAGCACTTTGGTTGGAGTGAGCCCTGAATTTGAAATTGCTTTGTATACCCTGTGTTTCTTCGCTGGTCAAGAAAATAACCACATTCAGCTTGGTCCATATGCAGTCAACATCAAGTGCTATCATTTAGGCAATCAAATTGGATCTGTTTTCCCCATTGCAGATTCATGA